In Leptodesmis sichuanensis A121, the following are encoded in one genomic region:
- the cobA gene encoding uroporphyrinogen-III C-methyltransferase: MADQAGKVYLVGSGPGDAAYLTVQAQELLSRAEVVVYDALVDNDLLKGVPEGCLKLNVGKRGGQPSTPQSEINQLLVEYCQQGKQVVRLKNGDPFIFGRAESEIKALRRAGCEYEVLPGLSSALVAPLLAGIPLTDPDLSQCFTVLTAHNPDSLPWVSLARIETLVILMGGRTLPEIVRRLRGHGRSPDTPVAIIRYAGRPEQQVWEGTLSNILAKTAEASLAPCVIVIGEVVRLRKYIQPQTSDATKTTSKSQRQEIPAEPTHFSTRPPRTDAISPVSTPTPTASPPADLPPLNLPTTPTSLTSSTPTPLPPLSSPSPSPLSSPLVLPTEPPAPATPLPLADKIVLVTRAASQSSQFTQLLQEQGARVIEMPTLEIGPPSSWRELDDAIAHLEDFDWLILTSTNGVDYFFERLKAYQDGDASLYCNIRIAVVGEKTAQRLAKWGVQPDFIPPNFIADSLIAKFPEPLSGLRILFPRVESGGREVLVKEFGSQGARVREVAAYESRCPTTIAPEALAALQNKAIDVITFASSKTVQNFCQLSLQADPSWQSWLEEVCIASIGPQTSKTCESLLGRVDVEATEHTLDGLTQAIVDWASSDQESQGNTGDREGKEDAEERNAIMGDTIMGE; the protein is encoded by the coding sequence ATGGCAGACCAAGCAGGTAAAGTATATCTCGTTGGTTCCGGGCCTGGAGATGCCGCCTATCTAACGGTACAGGCTCAGGAATTATTGAGTCGAGCGGAAGTGGTTGTCTACGATGCGCTGGTAGACAACGATTTGCTCAAAGGGGTTCCGGAGGGTTGCCTGAAACTGAATGTGGGCAAACGAGGTGGCCAACCCAGCACGCCTCAATCTGAAATTAATCAGTTGCTGGTGGAATACTGCCAGCAGGGAAAGCAGGTTGTACGCCTGAAGAATGGCGACCCCTTTATTTTTGGGCGGGCTGAATCAGAAATTAAAGCCTTGAGAAGGGCTGGCTGCGAATATGAAGTACTGCCCGGTCTGTCTTCGGCTCTCGTCGCCCCCCTGCTGGCTGGGATTCCCTTAACCGATCCAGATCTAAGCCAGTGCTTCACCGTGCTGACTGCTCATAATCCGGATTCTCTCCCCTGGGTATCGCTGGCCCGCATAGAAACCCTGGTCATTCTCATGGGAGGCCGTACTCTACCAGAAATTGTGCGGCGGTTAAGGGGGCATGGACGATCGCCCGACACCCCCGTAGCCATCATTCGCTATGCAGGTCGTCCAGAGCAGCAGGTCTGGGAAGGCACTCTATCCAACATCCTGGCGAAAACCGCTGAAGCCTCCCTTGCCCCCTGTGTGATTGTGATTGGGGAAGTCGTCCGTCTCCGCAAATACATCCAACCCCAAACATCAGACGCTACCAAGACAACCAGCAAATCTCAACGCCAGGAAATTCCAGCCGAACCTACCCATTTCTCTACCCGCCCCCCCCGTACAGACGCGATTAGTCCCGTCTCTACTCCCACCCCTACTGCCTCCCCACCAGCCGATCTCCCTCCTCTTAACCTCCCCACCACCCCCACATCCCTCACTTCTTCCACCCCCACCCCCCTGCCCCCCCTCTCCTCGCCCTCCCCCTCTCCTCTCTCTTCTCCACTCGTGTTGCCCACCGAACCCCCTGCCCCAGCCACCCCCCTCCCGCTGGCCGATAAAATCGTTCTCGTCACCCGTGCCGCCAGCCAATCCAGCCAGTTCACCCAACTGCTGCAGGAGCAGGGAGCCAGGGTTATAGAAATGCCAACCCTGGAAATTGGGCCGCCATCTAGCTGGAGAGAACTGGATGATGCGATCGCCCATTTGGAAGACTTTGACTGGCTGATTCTCACCTCGACCAATGGTGTCGATTACTTCTTTGAACGTCTGAAAGCCTATCAGGATGGGGATGCCAGCCTTTACTGCAACATTCGGATCGCTGTAGTGGGTGAAAAAACGGCCCAACGGTTAGCGAAATGGGGAGTTCAGCCCGACTTCATCCCGCCCAACTTCATCGCCGATTCTCTAATCGCTAAGTTTCCCGAACCCTTGAGTGGCCTGAGAATTCTCTTTCCCAGGGTGGAAAGTGGAGGCCGGGAAGTGCTGGTGAAAGAATTTGGCAGCCAGGGAGCCAGAGTACGAGAAGTCGCCGCTTACGAATCCCGCTGTCCCACAACGATCGCACCTGAAGCTCTGGCCGCTCTCCAAAATAAAGCCATTGATGTGATCACCTTCGCCAGTTCTAAAACCGTGCAGAACTTCTGCCAGCTTTCCCTGCAAGCCGATCCCTCCTGGCAATCCTGGCTGGAAGAAGTCTGCATCGCTTCGATCGGCCCTCAAACTAGCAAAACCTGCGAGAGTTTATTAGGCCGAGTCGATGTCGAAGCAACAGAGCATACCCTGGATGGACTGACACAGGCGATCGTCGATTGGGCCAGCAGCGACCAGGAAAGCCAGGGAAATACGGGAGATAGGGAGGGCAAGGAAGATGCAGAAGAACGTAATGCGATCATGGGTGACACGATCATGGGCGAATGA
- a CDS encoding ISKra4 family transposase, with protein MTATIVQSTTESITLQITIPLSQSFLDTEETIQSVLNEAGTLASGAALKQFDTDGSAIAMGGMNWTSKGQLPKTYQTPYGTVEVHRHVYQTSAGGPTFCPLEVDARIIMTSTPRLAKQISHKYAEMSSVRVVEDLRENHGRVIHRSFVQTLAEAVGEIALLKEEDWHYQTPKLPVEVATVSLGVDGTCLLLCKDGFRQAMIGTLSLYDAQGERLHTTYVAAAPEQGRQTFLDRMRREIEHIKRLYPNSHYQGLADGAPENWTFLEPVTDSQVLDFFHATQYLDNVAKAIHPRNPKHQKSWMDEHCHLLKHEVGAAQRLLTEMETIVPKRVSQSVQKGLQDAITYFRNHHHQMRYAEAIAAHLPIGSGVTEAGCKVIVKARLCGSGMKWKEHGAGIVLSLRTLSYSQGRWQQFWSKINRYGFTFAE; from the coding sequence ATGACCGCAACTATTGTCCAAAGTACAACAGAGTCAATCACTCTTCAAATTACTATTCCTCTGAGTCAATCATTTCTAGACACCGAAGAAACCATCCAATCAGTACTGAATGAAGCAGGAACTCTGGCCAGTGGAGCAGCGCTCAAACAGTTTGATACCGATGGCAGTGCCATTGCAATGGGCGGGATGAATTGGACGAGTAAAGGACAATTGCCCAAAACCTATCAAACCCCTTATGGAACAGTAGAAGTACATCGGCATGTGTACCAAACGAGCGCGGGTGGACCCACCTTTTGTCCCCTGGAAGTCGATGCTCGGATCATCATGACTTCAACCCCCCGGTTGGCCAAACAAATCTCCCACAAATATGCGGAGATGAGTAGTGTCCGAGTGGTAGAAGATTTGCGGGAAAATCATGGACGAGTGATCCACCGTTCGTTTGTGCAAACGTTAGCCGAAGCGGTCGGTGAGATTGCCTTGCTCAAGGAAGAGGATTGGCACTATCAGACACCAAAATTACCTGTAGAGGTGGCAACGGTCAGTCTCGGTGTCGATGGCACCTGCCTGTTGTTATGCAAAGACGGATTTCGCCAAGCCATGATTGGGACCCTCAGTCTCTATGATGCTCAAGGGGAAAGGCTCCACACCACCTATGTCGCCGCCGCACCCGAACAGGGACGGCAAACCTTTTTAGATCGAATGCGACGAGAAATTGAACACATCAAACGGTTGTATCCCAACTCCCATTATCAAGGGTTAGCCGATGGAGCACCGGAGAATTGGACGTTTCTCGAACCCGTCACGGATAGTCAAGTTTTGGATTTCTTTCATGCCACTCAGTATCTCGACAACGTTGCTAAAGCCATCCATCCCCGCAATCCTAAACATCAAAAAAGCTGGATGGATGAGCATTGTCATCTGCTGAAGCACGAGGTGGGTGCCGCTCAACGACTGCTGACAGAAATGGAAACCATTGTGCCGAAACGGGTGAGTCAATCGGTGCAAAAGGGATTACAAGATGCCATCACTTACTTTCGCAATCACCACCATCAGATGCGCTATGCCGAGGCGATTGCTGCTCATTTACCCATTGGCTCAGGAGTCACCGAAGCGGGATGTAAAGTCATTGTCAAAGCACGTCTGTGTGGCTCTGGAATGAAGTGGAAAGAACATGGAGCGGGGATTGTTTTGAGCTTACGAACCTTGAGTTACAGTCAAGGACGATGGCAGCAATTTTGGTCAAAGATTAATCGCTATGGCTTCACTTTTGCAGAATAG
- the argF gene encoding ornithine carbamoyltransferase, translated as MGSLTGRDLLSMADLTAEELQELLRLAAQLKSGALSLRCEKILGLLFYKASTRTRVSFTSAMYRLGGQVLDLNPNVTQVSRGEPLEDTARVLDRYIDILAIRTFDQHDLEKFAEYTEIPIINALSDREHPCQVLADLQTIQESFNTLEGITLTYVGDGSNNMAHSLLLGCALVGMNVRIASPAEYQPLEPIVQQAKAIAGDRSEVTVTTDAIAAVQGSQVVYTDVWASMGQESSAQSRIPIFQPYQVNEQLMAHADRQAIVLHCLPAHRGEEITNGVIEGSQSRVWDQAENRMHAQQALIASLLGVK; from the coding sequence ATGGGGTCACTCACGGGACGAGATTTGTTGAGCATGGCGGATCTGACGGCAGAGGAACTGCAAGAGCTATTGCGATTAGCCGCTCAGTTAAAGTCAGGGGCATTAAGTTTGAGATGTGAGAAGATTTTGGGGCTGCTGTTCTATAAAGCGTCTACCCGAACTCGTGTCAGCTTCACTTCAGCCATGTATCGTTTGGGAGGACAGGTGTTAGACCTGAATCCGAATGTGACGCAGGTGAGTCGAGGGGAACCCCTGGAAGACACGGCCCGTGTTTTAGATCGCTATATTGATATCCTGGCGATTCGCACCTTTGATCAGCATGACCTGGAAAAGTTTGCTGAATATACCGAAATTCCCATCATCAACGCCCTCAGCGATCGCGAACATCCCTGTCAGGTGTTAGCCGATTTACAAACCATTCAGGAATCCTTCAACACACTGGAGGGAATCACCCTCACCTATGTTGGGGATGGCAGCAATAACATGGCTCACTCCCTGTTGTTGGGATGCGCCCTGGTAGGAATGAATGTACGGATTGCTTCACCCGCTGAATACCAGCCTTTGGAACCCATTGTGCAACAGGCAAAAGCCATCGCAGGCGATCGCTCTGAAGTGACCGTTACCACGGATGCGATTGCTGCTGTTCAGGGAAGCCAGGTTGTGTATACGGATGTGTGGGCCAGCATGGGTCAGGAAAGTTCGGCTCAATCCCGAATTCCCATCTTTCAACCCTATCAGGTGAATGAGCAACTGATGGCCCATGCGGATAGGCAGGCGATCGTACTGCATTGCCTGCCCGCCCATCGCGGCGAAGAAATTACCAATGGCGTCATCGAAGGGTCTCAATCCCGTGTGTGGGATCAGGCGGAAAACCGGATGCACGCTCAACAAGCTCTGATTGCCAGTTTATTGGGTGTAAAGTAA
- the lexA gene encoding transcriptional repressor LexA — MDSLTEAQQELYDWLVEYIRENQYPPSIRQMMKAMGLKSPAPVQSRLEHLRSKGYIQWTEGKARTIQLTQNAMRGVPIKGVIAAGSLVDVFPDAEVEYLDLAGLSLKPNYFALQVRGDSMVDAMIDDGDIVILKPVPDPKTLKNGTIVAARVENQTTLKYFHRKGGKVTLEPANKAYQPIEVPASQVEIQGALVHVWRDYSA, encoded by the coding sequence ATGGATTCCCTTACTGAAGCCCAACAAGAACTCTACGATTGGCTGGTAGAGTATATCCGCGAGAATCAATATCCCCCTTCCATTCGGCAGATGATGAAAGCAATGGGATTGAAGTCTCCTGCTCCTGTGCAAAGCCGCCTGGAACACTTGCGATCGAAGGGTTATATTCAGTGGACAGAAGGGAAAGCCCGGACTATTCAGCTAACCCAGAACGCCATGCGGGGAGTTCCCATTAAGGGAGTGATTGCCGCTGGTAGCCTGGTTGATGTCTTCCCTGATGCAGAGGTAGAGTATCTGGATCTAGCAGGTCTTTCCTTGAAACCCAACTACTTTGCCTTGCAGGTTCGGGGTGACAGCATGGTCGATGCCATGATCGATGATGGCGACATTGTCATTCTTAAGCCTGTTCCAGATCCCAAAACTTTGAAGAACGGCACGATCGTAGCCGCCAGAGTCGAAAATCAGACGACCCTCAAATACTTCCACCGCAAAGGCGGCAAGGTCACTCTGGAACCTGCCAACAAAGCCTATCAGCCGATCGAAGTTCCAGCCTCCCAGGTTGAAATTCAGGGTGCTCTGGTGCATGTGTGGCGGGATTATAGTGCGTAG
- a CDS encoding Spy/CpxP family protein refolding chaperone produces MVIRPVSTLAALVMTMGSAIVLTPPVAVVSSAISHSIALAQLNQPKRAEARGWLKELNLSSEQIQKIRQIRSQYQGRLTQQRRAAQQAQRELKELMAGNASTEQVRQKFDQVQRLRQELSDTRMESMLAIRKVLNPEQRQKLADLMRQRGNSLGGL; encoded by the coding sequence ATGGTGATTCGTCCTGTTTCTACACTTGCAGCACTGGTAATGACAATGGGGAGTGCGATCGTCCTCACCCCTCCTGTTGCTGTAGTCAGCTCTGCTATTTCCCACTCTATAGCCCTGGCCCAACTGAACCAGCCCAAGCGTGCTGAGGCCAGAGGCTGGCTGAAAGAGCTAAATTTATCTTCAGAGCAAATTCAAAAAATTAGACAAATTCGCAGCCAGTATCAGGGACGATTAACCCAACAACGGCGGGCAGCTCAACAAGCACAGCGGGAACTCAAGGAATTAATGGCCGGGAACGCCTCTACCGAGCAGGTGCGACAAAAGTTTGATCAGGTGCAGCGGCTCAGGCAGGAGTTATCGGATACTCGGATGGAGAGTATGCTGGCAATCCGTAAGGTCCTGAATCCGGAGCAGCGGCAAAAGTTGGCAGATCTGATGCGGCAGCGAGGGAATAGTTTGGGGGGATTGTAA
- a CDS encoding sigma-70 family RNA polymerase sigma factor: MPTASNHNQSEQDDRVLVRQCLEGHTQSFRSLYQRHQQRVRSILYQLCDGPSLDDLVQEVFLRAWKGLPKFRQTAKFSTWLYRIAWNVASDQRQSLAKGRTQLQVLTNHASPHQEAPDVMNLHYQDLVRRGLTSLGLDHRTVLVLHDLEEIPQREISEILDIPLGTVKSRLFHARAAMRQFLEREGVQL; the protein is encoded by the coding sequence GTGCCCACTGCATCGAACCATAACCAGTCTGAACAAGATGATAGAGTGCTAGTCCGGCAATGCCTGGAAGGCCACACCCAGAGCTTCCGATCGCTGTATCAACGGCATCAGCAGCGGGTGAGATCAATTCTCTACCAGTTGTGTGATGGGCCGAGTTTAGATGATCTGGTTCAGGAGGTGTTTCTGCGGGCCTGGAAGGGATTGCCAAAATTCCGGCAAACCGCCAAATTTTCCACCTGGCTATATCGAATTGCCTGGAATGTCGCTTCTGATCAGCGGCAAAGCCTTGCTAAAGGTCGAACTCAACTGCAGGTGCTAACCAATCATGCCTCCCCACATCAAGAGGCTCCTGATGTGATGAATCTGCACTATCAAGATTTGGTCAGACGCGGACTGACATCCTTGGGTTTGGATCACCGAACTGTTCTGGTATTACATGATTTGGAAGAGATTCCTCAACGAGAAATTTCAGAAATTTTAGATATTCCGTTGGGAACGGTAAAATCCCGTTTATTCCATGCGCGTGCAGCAATGCGCCAGTTTCTTGAACGAGAAGGAGTCCAATTATGA